The proteins below are encoded in one region of Juglans microcarpa x Juglans regia isolate MS1-56 chromosome 4D, Jm3101_v1.0, whole genome shotgun sequence:
- the LOC121261266 gene encoding serine/arginine repetitive matrix protein 2, which yields MYNGIGLQTPRGSGTNGYIQSNRFLIKSKTGRIAETTKGFEENQGTAGITRKPNKDILEHDRKRQIELKIVVLQDTLVDQGYTDAEIAEKLEDARKTLEGAAATSQDGSTAIDVANNKLSETQTHQIAARKEKQLETLRAAFGISAPELDEHNIEGNDDARDGRKNVPSDNIKREHPFLDREFRSKKNMEEDQKVEKDYTKKGVKESGRHKKEESKRRRHETDSSDTDSSGKHAKGLKAKHSRSNRRSDHESDSDIAIDKKHKPSKKHKKSRVHDSDDSDSATHSGENVDVRKTSKNKKKSRVRYSDDSDSDSDRYVGKKHKTSKKHRKNRKHDSDDSDSDSDSDSATDEDGIGHESSKKGAKYKKSSRRHGSDDDSDFDEGSPKWRGQNGNPQIRTSGRHDSEDEADDTNNEVEEIRIQLEKENNQHSRGRWKEGGDSDVEDLKKSSNGRHGKRSRMNDVVDEFDSERASKHKREITDKSLRSRRHDSDDDDFGTGTDEQIKKGRIRRHNTDEDYGVSYDRRNVDMTAGKHKTVEEAAVSPIDDIDNGLYGSRRDTIDRSRYRSQEVRKGKRNLDDGKEDGQPDSKLSSRNYVKEAEHAGEQWKDSKIGYELNTREHLSKDDHKRDTRLRSVRQHDGETVEQGGRSYKKDDEPQRISRKDDREHEELGGRGRQSRYEEEHRGRKHRRDEDYEYTRHERANAEQRGGSRRQARGEEEEQENRSHEMDRRMDYSKRARYDDLRSSERKRYDDRRDDDRARR from the exons ATGTACAACGGAATAGGGTTACAAACCCCGAGAGGGTCCGGGACCAATGGATACATACAGAGCAACAGGTTCTTAATCAAGTCAAAGACTGGGAGGATCGCCGAAACCACCAAGGGATTTGAGGAAAACCAGGGCACGGCTGGTATCACCAGGAAGCCAAACAAGGACATTCTTGAGCATGATCGCAAGCGTCAGATCGAGCTCAAGATTGTCGTACTCCAGGATACACTTGTAGATCAAGGTTACACTGACGCTGAGATTGCAGAGAAGCTTGAGGATGCCCGGAAGACTCTGGAAGGCGCCGCAGCCACCTCCCAGGATGGGTCCACCGCCATTGATGTGGCTAACAATAA GCTTTCAGAGACACAGACCCACCAAATTGCTGCTAGAAAAGAGAAGCAGCTGGAAACATTAAGAGCTGCTTTTGGGATTTCTGCACCGGAACTCGATGAACACAATATTGAAGGGAATGATGATGCAAGAGATGGCCGAAAAAATGTTCCTAGTGACAATATCAAGCGTGAACATCCTTTTCTAGATAGAGAGTTCAGGTCGAAGAAAAATATGGAGGAAGAtcagaaagttgaaaaagattatacGAAAAAGGGTGTTAAAGAATCTGGGCGCCACAAGAAGGAAGAAAGTAAAAGGAGAAGGCATGAGACTGATTCTTCTGATACAGATAGCAGTGGGAAACATGCAAAAGGTCTTAAAGCGAAGCACAGCAGAAGTAATAGGCGGAGTGATCATGAAAGTGATTCTGACATTGCTATTGATAAGAAGCACAAGCCTTCAAAGAAGCACAAGAAAAGCAGGGTGCATGACAGTGATGATTCGGATTCTGCCACGCATTCTGGTGAGAATGTCGATGTGCGCAAGACgtcaaagaataaaaagaaaagcaggGTGCGCTACAGtgatgattctgattctgattctgataggTATGTTGGCAAGAAGCACAAGACCTCAAAGAAGCACAGGAAGAACAGAAAGCATGATAGtgatgattctgattctgattctgattctgattctgctACCGATGAGGATGGCATTGGCCATGAGAGTTCCAAAAAAGGGGCCAAGTACAAGAAGTCAAGTAGGAGGCATGGTTCTGATGatgattctgattttgatgAAGGCTCACCTAAGTGGCGAGGTCAGAATGGGAATCCACAAATACGAACCAGTGGAAGACATGACTCAGAGGATGAAGCTGATGATACCAataatgaagtagaagagataAGAATTCAACTGGAGAAAGAGAATAATCAGCATAGTAGAGGCCGATGGAAAGAGGGAGGAGACTCTGATGTGGAAGATCTCAAAAAAAGCAGCAATGGTAGACATGGGAAAAGAAGCAGAATGAATGATGTGGTTGATGAATTTGATTCTGAAAGAGCAAGTAAACATAAAAGGGAAATAACAGATAAAAGTCTGAGAAGTCGGAGGCATGactctgatgatgatgattttggtACTGGCACAGATGAACAAATAAAGAAGGGTAGAATTAGGAGGCACAATACTGATGAGGACTATGGTGTCAGTTATGATAGGAGAAATGTTGATATGACTGCAGGGAAACATAAAACAGTTGAAGAGGCAGCAGTTTCTCCAATTGATGACATTGATAATGGTCTGTATGGATCAAGGAGAGATACTATCGATAGATCCAGATACAGGAGTCAAGAAGTaaggaaggggaagaggaaTCTTGATGATGGAAAAGAAGATGGGCAGCCTGACTCAAAGTTATCAAGTCGCAATTATGTGAAAGAGGCAGAGCACGCTGGGGAGCAATGGAAAGACTCTAAAATCGGGTATGAATTGAATACCAGAGAACACTTGAGCAAGGATGATCATAAGAGGGACACAAGGCTTAGATCTGTGAGACAGCATGACGGCGAAACTGTTGAACAGGGTGGCAGAAGTTATAAAAAGGATGATGAACCACAACGCATCAGTAGAAAGGATGACCGGGAGCATGAGGAGCTTGGGGGAAGGGGAAGACAAAGCAGATATGAAGAGGAGCATAGAGGGAGAAAGCACAGAAGGGATGAAGATTATGAATATACAAGGCATGAGAGGGCTAATGCAGAGCAGCGAGGTGGAAGTAGAAGGCAGGCaaggggagaggaagaagagcAAGAAAATAGAAGTCATGAGATGGACAGACGTATGGATTACTCCAAGAGAGCAAGATATGATGATTTGCGATCAAGCGAGAGAAAAAGGTATGATGACAGACGTGATGATGACAGAGCTAGGCGCTGA
- the LOC121261268 gene encoding protein arginine N-methyltransferase 1.5 has product MPLGERNWDKSDSRYCGVETEFHDDMPQLLAYNISSGGFDFVVAPLMDPSYRPSLMGKDCGGPGVLPFAGSDLVLSPSQWSSHVVGKVSPWIDLDSEDEILRIDSETTLKQEIAWASHLSLQACLLPAPKGTSCANYARCVNQILLGLNNMKLWLRIPLLKTDDDSTDVNSIHPVDSWELWNSFRMLCEHHSQLSIALDILSSIPSANSLGRWFGESVRAAIMDTDSFLTNARGYPCLSKRHQKLVAGFFNHSVQIVVSGKPIHGLPSGGTDLAADHNDRNFDAVQRHPLRPYLDYIGYLYQKMDPLPEQERFELGYRDFLQSPLQPLMDNLEAQTYETFEKDAVKYIQYQRAICKALQDRVPEEKASTLTIVLMVVGAGRGPLVRASLQAAEETGRKLKIYAVEKNPNAIVTLHSLVKLEGWEDTVTIISSDMRHWDASEKADILVSELLGSFGDNELSPECLDGAQRFLKDDGISIPSSYTSFIQPVTASKLYNDVKSHKDLVHFETAYVVKLHNVARLAASQPVFTFTHPNKSSKGSNQRHKKLRFEIPSDTGSVMVHGFAGYFDATLYKDVHLGIEPSTATPNMFSWFAIFFPLRTPVIVHSGSALEVHFWRCCGPTKVWYEWCVTSPCPSPIHNSNGRSYWVGL; this is encoded by the exons ATGGATCCTTCTTATCGGCCAAGCTTAATGGGAAAAGACTGTGGTGGACCTGGTGTTCTGCCATTTGCTGGGTCAGACTTGGTTTTGAGCCCTTCCCAATGGAGTAGCCATGTTGTTG GAAAAGTTAGCCCATGGATTGATTTGGACTCGGAGGACGAGATTCTCCGAATCGATTCTGAAACCACTCTGAAGCAAGAAATAGCTTGGGCTTCTCATCTCTCCCTTCAG GCATGCCTTCTTCCTGCTCCCAAGGGGACATCCTGTGCTAATTATGCTAGGTGtgtaaatcaaatattactTGGCCTGAACAATATGAAG TTGTGGCTAAGGATTCCTTTGTTGAAGACTGATGATGACTCAACGGATGTCAACTCAATTCATCCG GTTGATTCGTGGGAGTTGTGGAATTCATTTCGTATGCTTTGTGAACATCACAGTCAGTTATCAATTGCCCTTGACATCTT GAGTTCAATACCTTCGGCAAACTCACTTGGACGCTGGTTTGGAGAGTCTGTTAGAGCAGCGATTATGGATACTGAT TCTTTTCTAACGAATGCACGTGGCTATCCTTGTTTATCAAAGCGCCATCAGAAGCTAGTTGCAGGGTTTTTCAACCATTCTGTACAG ATAGTTGTTTCAGGAAAACCCATACACGGTCTTCCAAGTGGTGGTACAGATTTAGCTGCTGATCATaatgatagaaattttgatG CTGTACAGAGACATCCACTGAGGCCATACTTGGACTACATTGGTTATCTTTATCAAAAAATGGATCCACTTCCTGAGCAAGAAAGATTTGAG CTTGGTTACAGGGACTTTTTACAGTCACCCTTGCAA CCTCTCATGGATAACCTTGAGGCTCAAACCTACGAGACATTTGAGAAAGATGCAGTGAAATACATTCAG TACCAAAGGGCAATTTGCAAAGCTTTGCAAGATAGAGTTCCTGAAGAAAAAGCATCAACGTTAACCATC GTATTGATGGTTGTAGGAGCAGGGCGAGGACCTCTTGTCAGGGCATCATTGCAG GCTGCTGAAGAAACTGGCCGCAAGCTTAAAATTTACGCTGTGGAGAAAAATCCAAATGCAATTGTTACACTACAT AGCTTAGTCAAACTAGAGGGCTGGGAAGACACTGTTACCATAATTTCTAGCGATATGCGTCACTGGGATGCCTCCGAGAAAGCTGACATTTTG GTTAGTGAACTCCTAGGTTCTTTTGGAGACAATGAGCTTTCTCCTGAGTGCCTTGATGGAGCCCAGAGGTTTTTAAAGGACGATGGGATTTCAATACCATCTTC GTACACAAGTTTCATTCAACCAGTGACAGCTTCAAAGCTGTACAATGAT GTTAAGTCACATAAAGATCTTGTGCACTTTGAAACTGCTTATGTTGTCAAACTGCACAATGTAGCTAGGCTTGCGGCTTCTCAACCT GTCTTTACATTTACTCATCCAAACAAATCATCTAAGGGGAGCAATCAGCGTCACAAGAAGCTTCGCTTTGAGATACCCAGTGATACTGGATCTGTCATGGTGCATG GATTTGCTGGCTATTTTGATGCAACATTATATAAAGATGTACATCTCGGCATTGAACCATCAACAGCAACACCAAACATGTTTAGCTG GTTTGCTATATTTTTCCCGCTGAGGACACCGGTAATTGTGCATTCTGGTTCAGCTCTAGAAGTACATTTTTGGCGTTGTTGCGGTCCTACCAAG GTTTGGTATGAATGGTGTGTTACATCTCCCTGCCCCTCGCCTATTCACAACAGCAATGGACGTTCATACTGGGTCGGCCTATAA